A single window of Toxotes jaculatrix isolate fToxJac2 chromosome 4, fToxJac2.pri, whole genome shotgun sequence DNA harbors:
- the si:dkey-237i9.1 gene encoding SEC14-like protein 1 isoform X1, whose amino-acid sequence MVQKYQSPVRVYKHPFELVMAAYERRFPTCHLIPMFVASDVVDEETSEDGSTHRIERRCALDVDAPRLLKRIAGVDYVYFIQKNTLNRKERTLHIESHNETFSNRVIIHETCCYSVHPENEAWTCFEQSASLDIKSFFGFESTVEKIAMKQYASSINKGKEIIEYYLRELENEGITHVPRWTPSSLSLPPPRPTSLSTSPPDLPELTVTPAVSVPLPANAKDSISQDAKQDSSALQADSLTEILAGTPEDKLDADYIKRYLGDLTPLQESCLIRLRKWLQETHKGKIPKDEHILRFLRARDFNMDKAREILCQSLTWRKQHQVDYLLETWSSPQVLQDYYTGGWHHHDRDGRPLYILRLGQMDTKGLVRALGEESLLRHVLSINEEGLRRCEENTKVFGRPISCWTCLVDLEGLNMRHLWRPGVKALLRIIEVVEANYPETLGRLLILRAPRVFPVLWTLVSPFIDENTRKKFLIYAGNDYQGPGGLVDYIDKEIIPDFLGGECMCEVPEGGLVPKSMYRTAEELENEDVRLWTETIYQSASIFKGAPHELLIEIIDASSVITWDFDVCKGDVVFNIYHSKRAPQPPRKDPLGAHGITSPGGNNVQLIDKSWTLGQDYSMVESPLTCKEGESVQGSHITRWPGFYILQWKFHNMPACSATNLPRVDDVLATLQVSSHKCKVMYYTEVLGSEDFRTACCDVQSLGSMTSLESSHSGFSQLSAATTSSSQSQSSSMISR is encoded by the exons GCCTACGAGCGCAGATTCCCTACCTGTCACCTCATCCCCATGTTTGTGGCGAGTGACGTGGTGGATGAGGAGACCAGCGAAGACGGATCCACCCACAGGATCGAGCGCCGCTGTGCCTTGGATGTGGACGCCCCACGCCTGCTCAAAAGG ATTGCTGGTGTCGACTACGTCTACTTcatccagaaaaacacactgaaccGTAAGGAGAGGACGCTGCACATTGAATCCCATAATGAGACCTTCTCCAACAGGGTCATCATCCATGAGACCTGCTGCTATTCG GTTCACCCGGAGAATGAGGCCTGGACGTGCTTCGAGCAGTCTGCCAGCCTTGACATCAAGTCATTCTTCGGCTTTGAGAGCACGGTGGAAAAGATTGCAATGAAGCAATATGCCAGCAGTAtcaacaag GGAAAAGAAATCATTGAGTACTACCTGAGGGAGCTAGAAAACGAGGGGATCACCCACGTACCCCGCTGGACTCCTTCCTCACTTTCCCTGCCTCCCCCCAGGCCCACCAGCCTCTCCACCAGCCCACCTGACCTCCCCGAGCTCACGGTCACACCTGCCGTTTCTGTTCCACTGCCCGCCAACGCCAAGGACAGCATCTCTCAGGATGCCAAGCAGGACAGCAGTGCTCTTCAGGCAGACAGCCTAACTGAGATCCTGGCTGGTACACCTGAAG aCAAGCTGGATGCCGACTATATCAAACGTTACCTAGGCGACCTGACCCCCCTGCAGGAGAGCTGTCTGATCAGACTTCGCAAATGGCTGCAGGAGACGCACAAGGGAAAG ATCCCTAAGGACGAGCACATCCTGCGCTTCTTGAGGGCCAGGGACTTCAACATGGACAAGGCCCGTGAGATCCTGTGTCAGTCACTGACCTGGAGGAAGCAGCACCAGGTGGACTACCTGCTGGAGACCTGGAGTTCACCGCAGGTCCTCCAGGACTACTACACCGGGGGCTGGCACCACCATGACAGAG ACGGTCGTCCTTTGTACATCCTGAGGCTGGGCCAGATGGACACCAAAGGACTGGTCCGTGCTCTTGGAGAGGAGTCTCTGCTAAGACAT GTGCTGTCTATCAATGAGGAGGGTCTGAGACGCTGCGAGGAGAACACCAAGGTGTTTGGTCGACCCATCAG CTGTTGGACATGTCTGGTAGATCTGGAGGGGCTGAACATGCGTCACCTGTGGCGACCAGGAGTGAAGGCACTGCTGAGGATCATCGAGGTCGTGGAGGCCAACTACCCAGAGACTCTGGGACGGCTGCTTATCCTGAGAGCCCCCAGAGTCTTCCCTGTCCTCTGGACACTG GTGAGTCCTTTCATAGATGAAAACACCCGCAAGAAGTTCCTCATCTATGCAGGCAATGACTACCAGGGTCCTGGAGGTCTGGTGGACTACATCGACAAGGAGATCATCCCTGACTTCCTGGGAGGAGAGTGTATG TGTGAGGTGCCAGAAGGCGGCCTGGTTCCCAAGTCGATGTACCGCACAGCCGAGGAGCTCGAGAATGAGGACGTCCGCCTGTGGACAGAGACAATCTATCAAAGCGCCAGCATCTTCAAGGGAGCTCCACACGAG CTGTTGATAGAAATCATCGATGCCTCTTCAGTTATCACCTGGGACTTTGATGTGTGCAAAGGTGACGTTGTTTTCAACATCTACCACTCCAAGCGCGCCCCCCAGCCGCCGCGCAAAGACCCCCTGGGAGCCCACGGCATCACGTCTCCCGGCGGTAACAACGTCCAGCTTATCGACAAGTCATGGACGCTGGGGCAAGATTACAGTATGGTGGAGTCCCCACTCACCTgcaaggagggagagagcgtGCAG GGCTCCCATATAACACGATGGCCAGGTTTCTACATCCTCCAGTGGAAGTTCCACAACATGCCAGCCTGCTCAGCCACCAACCTGCCCCGAGTGGACGACGTGCTGGCCACTCTGCAGGTCTCCTCGCACAAGTGTAAAGTCATGTACTACACCGAGGTGTTGGGCTCTGAGGACTTCAG AACCGCTTGCTGTGATGTGCAGAGTTT gGGTTCGATGACCAGCCTGGAGTCGAGCCACAGCGGCTTCTCTCAGCTCAGCGCCGCCACCACCTCCTCTAGCCAATCACAGTCCAGCTCAATGATCTCCAGGTAG
- the si:dkey-237i9.1 gene encoding SEC14-like protein 1 isoform X2, with the protein MVQKYQSPVRVYKHPFELVMAAYERRFPTCHLIPMFVASDVVDEETSEDGSTHRIERRCALDVDAPRLLKRIAGVDYVYFIQKNTLNRKERTLHIESHNETFSNRVIIHETCCYSVHPENEAWTCFEQSASLDIKSFFGFESTVEKIAMKQYASSINKGKEIIEYYLRELENEGITHVPRWTPSSLSLPPPRPTSLSTSPPDLPELTVTPAVSVPLPANAKDSISQDAKQDSSALQADSLTEILAGTPEDKLDADYIKRYLGDLTPLQESCLIRLRKWLQETHKGKIPKDEHILRFLRARDFNMDKAREILCQSLTWRKQHQVDYLLETWSSPQVLQDYYTGGWHHHDRDGRPLYILRLGQMDTKGLVRALGEESLLRHVLSINEEGLRRCEENTKVFGRPISCWTCLVDLEGLNMRHLWRPGVKALLRIIEVVEANYPETLGRLLILRAPRVFPVLWTLVSPFIDENTRKKFLIYAGNDYQGPGGLVDYIDKEIIPDFLGGECMCEVPEGGLVPKSMYRTAEELENEDVRLWTETIYQSASIFKGAPHELLIEIIDASSVITWDFDVCKGDVVFNIYHSKRAPQPPRKDPLGAHGITSPGGNNVQLIDKSWTLGQDYSMVESPLTCKEGESVQGSHITRWPGFYILQWKFHNMPACSATNLPRVDDVLATLQVSSHKCKVMYYTEVLGSEDFRGSMTSLESSHSGFSQLSAATTSSSQSQSSSMISR; encoded by the exons GCCTACGAGCGCAGATTCCCTACCTGTCACCTCATCCCCATGTTTGTGGCGAGTGACGTGGTGGATGAGGAGACCAGCGAAGACGGATCCACCCACAGGATCGAGCGCCGCTGTGCCTTGGATGTGGACGCCCCACGCCTGCTCAAAAGG ATTGCTGGTGTCGACTACGTCTACTTcatccagaaaaacacactgaaccGTAAGGAGAGGACGCTGCACATTGAATCCCATAATGAGACCTTCTCCAACAGGGTCATCATCCATGAGACCTGCTGCTATTCG GTTCACCCGGAGAATGAGGCCTGGACGTGCTTCGAGCAGTCTGCCAGCCTTGACATCAAGTCATTCTTCGGCTTTGAGAGCACGGTGGAAAAGATTGCAATGAAGCAATATGCCAGCAGTAtcaacaag GGAAAAGAAATCATTGAGTACTACCTGAGGGAGCTAGAAAACGAGGGGATCACCCACGTACCCCGCTGGACTCCTTCCTCACTTTCCCTGCCTCCCCCCAGGCCCACCAGCCTCTCCACCAGCCCACCTGACCTCCCCGAGCTCACGGTCACACCTGCCGTTTCTGTTCCACTGCCCGCCAACGCCAAGGACAGCATCTCTCAGGATGCCAAGCAGGACAGCAGTGCTCTTCAGGCAGACAGCCTAACTGAGATCCTGGCTGGTACACCTGAAG aCAAGCTGGATGCCGACTATATCAAACGTTACCTAGGCGACCTGACCCCCCTGCAGGAGAGCTGTCTGATCAGACTTCGCAAATGGCTGCAGGAGACGCACAAGGGAAAG ATCCCTAAGGACGAGCACATCCTGCGCTTCTTGAGGGCCAGGGACTTCAACATGGACAAGGCCCGTGAGATCCTGTGTCAGTCACTGACCTGGAGGAAGCAGCACCAGGTGGACTACCTGCTGGAGACCTGGAGTTCACCGCAGGTCCTCCAGGACTACTACACCGGGGGCTGGCACCACCATGACAGAG ACGGTCGTCCTTTGTACATCCTGAGGCTGGGCCAGATGGACACCAAAGGACTGGTCCGTGCTCTTGGAGAGGAGTCTCTGCTAAGACAT GTGCTGTCTATCAATGAGGAGGGTCTGAGACGCTGCGAGGAGAACACCAAGGTGTTTGGTCGACCCATCAG CTGTTGGACATGTCTGGTAGATCTGGAGGGGCTGAACATGCGTCACCTGTGGCGACCAGGAGTGAAGGCACTGCTGAGGATCATCGAGGTCGTGGAGGCCAACTACCCAGAGACTCTGGGACGGCTGCTTATCCTGAGAGCCCCCAGAGTCTTCCCTGTCCTCTGGACACTG GTGAGTCCTTTCATAGATGAAAACACCCGCAAGAAGTTCCTCATCTATGCAGGCAATGACTACCAGGGTCCTGGAGGTCTGGTGGACTACATCGACAAGGAGATCATCCCTGACTTCCTGGGAGGAGAGTGTATG TGTGAGGTGCCAGAAGGCGGCCTGGTTCCCAAGTCGATGTACCGCACAGCCGAGGAGCTCGAGAATGAGGACGTCCGCCTGTGGACAGAGACAATCTATCAAAGCGCCAGCATCTTCAAGGGAGCTCCACACGAG CTGTTGATAGAAATCATCGATGCCTCTTCAGTTATCACCTGGGACTTTGATGTGTGCAAAGGTGACGTTGTTTTCAACATCTACCACTCCAAGCGCGCCCCCCAGCCGCCGCGCAAAGACCCCCTGGGAGCCCACGGCATCACGTCTCCCGGCGGTAACAACGTCCAGCTTATCGACAAGTCATGGACGCTGGGGCAAGATTACAGTATGGTGGAGTCCCCACTCACCTgcaaggagggagagagcgtGCAG GGCTCCCATATAACACGATGGCCAGGTTTCTACATCCTCCAGTGGAAGTTCCACAACATGCCAGCCTGCTCAGCCACCAACCTGCCCCGAGTGGACGACGTGCTGGCCACTCTGCAGGTCTCCTCGCACAAGTGTAAAGTCATGTACTACACCGAGGTGTTGGGCTCTGAGGACTTCAG gGGTTCGATGACCAGCCTGGAGTCGAGCCACAGCGGCTTCTCTCAGCTCAGCGCCGCCACCACCTCCTCTAGCCAATCACAGTCCAGCTCAATGATCTCCAGGTAG
- the LOC121180686 gene encoding endonuclease V-like isoform X1: MSAPPPPPEDLIKEWESEQARLRQQVVEEDTEDWQMSPDFSGLERVGGVDLSFIKGDDINACAQLVVLSYPDLEVLYEDSQMVALTAPYIAGFLAFRETPFLLEALQRLQRNWPGLLPQQVVFVDGNGLFHYREFGLACHLGVLSGLPCVGVAKNLLQVQGVYKSEEHQSQIAALQKGGDSFPLTAASGKVLGKALRSSDQSSKPVYVSVGHKISLDTAVRLTHTCCRYRVPEPIRQADCRSREYLRKHFPAESAGIKE, encoded by the exons atgtctgctcctcctcctcctcctgaagaTCTGATCAAAGAGTGGGAAAG TGAGCAGGCCCGTCTGAGGCagcaggtggtggaggaggacacTGAAGACTGGCAGATGAGTCCAGACTTCTCGGGCCTGGAGAGAGTTGGTGGAGTGGACCTCTCCTTCATTAAAGGGGATGACATCAACGCCTGTGCCCAGCTTGTGGTGCTCAGCTACCCCGACCTGGAG GTGCTGTATGAGGACAGTCAGATGGTGGCCCTGACAGCCCCCTACATAGCTGGCTTCCTGGCCTTCAGAGAAACCCCCTTCCTCCTGGAGGCTCTGCAGCGGCTACAGAGGAACTGGCCTGGACTTCTCCCTCAG CAGGTGGTGTTTGTGGATGGGAATGGACTCTTCCACTACAGAG AGTTCGGCCTGGCGTGTCACCTGGGAGTGCTGTCAGGGCTGCCGTGTGTGGGCGTGGCCAAGAACCTGCTGCAGGTGCAAGGCGTGTACAAGAGTGAGGAGCACCAGTCACAG ATAGCTGCTCtgcagaaaggaggagacagctTCCCACTCACAGCCGCCTCAGGCAAAGTGCTCGGAAAG GCGCTGCGTAGCTCTGACCAGAGCTCTAAGCCGGTGTACGTGTCCGTGGGCCACAAGATCAGTCTGGACACAGCTGTAcgcctcacacacacctgctgccGCTACCGGGTCCCCGAGCCCATCAGAcag
- the LOC121180686 gene encoding endonuclease V-like isoform X2 has product MSAPPPPPEDLIKEWESEQARLRQQVVEEDTEDWQMSPDFSGLERVGGVDLSFIKGDDINACAQLVVLSYPDLEVLYEDSQMVALTAPYIAGFLAFRETPFLLEALQRLQRNWPGLLPQVVFVDGNGLFHYREFGLACHLGVLSGLPCVGVAKNLLQVQGVYKSEEHQSQIAALQKGGDSFPLTAASGKVLGKALRSSDQSSKPVYVSVGHKISLDTAVRLTHTCCRYRVPEPIRQADCRSREYLRKHFPAESAGIKE; this is encoded by the exons atgtctgctcctcctcctcctcctgaagaTCTGATCAAAGAGTGGGAAAG TGAGCAGGCCCGTCTGAGGCagcaggtggtggaggaggacacTGAAGACTGGCAGATGAGTCCAGACTTCTCGGGCCTGGAGAGAGTTGGTGGAGTGGACCTCTCCTTCATTAAAGGGGATGACATCAACGCCTGTGCCCAGCTTGTGGTGCTCAGCTACCCCGACCTGGAG GTGCTGTATGAGGACAGTCAGATGGTGGCCCTGACAGCCCCCTACATAGCTGGCTTCCTGGCCTTCAGAGAAACCCCCTTCCTCCTGGAGGCTCTGCAGCGGCTACAGAGGAACTGGCCTGGACTTCTCCCTCAG GTGGTGTTTGTGGATGGGAATGGACTCTTCCACTACAGAG AGTTCGGCCTGGCGTGTCACCTGGGAGTGCTGTCAGGGCTGCCGTGTGTGGGCGTGGCCAAGAACCTGCTGCAGGTGCAAGGCGTGTACAAGAGTGAGGAGCACCAGTCACAG ATAGCTGCTCtgcagaaaggaggagacagctTCCCACTCACAGCCGCCTCAGGCAAAGTGCTCGGAAAG GCGCTGCGTAGCTCTGACCAGAGCTCTAAGCCGGTGTACGTGTCCGTGGGCCACAAGATCAGTCTGGACACAGCTGTAcgcctcacacacacctgctgccGCTACCGGGTCCCCGAGCCCATCAGAcag